GAGTCGGAGCCGTCGACCTCGCGCAGGGCCGGCAGATGGCGCGCGAGCACGTTGCCGGGGCTGCGGGCGGTGTAGAGCTCCACCAGATCGAGCATGTCACCGGTGCCGGAGCAGAAGCCGATGATGCCGGCGGTGTAGCCGCGCCCGTCCCGGATGTCCTCGATGTAGCCGTACTGCGCCTTCCAGTCGAGCGAGGAGTTCTCGGCGCTCGACACCAGTCGCATGGCGATCTCCTTCTTCGCCGGGTCGTCGAGCCCCGCCGCACGCGCGGGGGTCGCCGCGGCCCGCGGGGGAGTCAGGAGGGGAACTGCCGCCAGTGACGCGTTTGCCATGGCGAGCACGGTACGGCGCCTGGTGCCCGCGGGGCGCGCCGGGTCGGGGGAGGGGTGCCTCACGGAACCTCCAGGGGGGAGTCGCCGGGCACTGGGAGGGAGGTTACCTACCGGACGGCCGGCGTGCCGGGCACCCGCCGTGCGTGAAACCGGTACGGAGGACCGTGGTCGCGCCCGGTTCCGTCAGGGCACCGGCTGCTCGGCCCAGATGACCTTTCCGGCCGGCGTGTAGCGCGTGCCCCAGCGTTCGGCGAGCTGTGCGACGAGGAAGAGTCCGCGTCCGCCCTCGTCCGTCATGGCCGCGTAGCGGAGGTGGGGCGAGGTGCTGCTGCTGTCGAACACCTCGCAGATCAGGCTGCGGTCGTGCAAGACCCTGACCTGCACGGTCTCGCCGCCGTACCGGATCGCGTTGGTGACCAGCTCGCTGAGGATCAGCTCCGTCGTGAACGCCAGCTCGTCCAGCCCCCAGTCGGCCAGCCGACGCGTGACCTCGGCCCGCACCTCGCCGACCGCCGCCGGGTCGTTCGGGACCTGCCACTCGGCGACCCGGTCGGGACCGAGCGCGCGGGTGCGGGCGACCAGCAGGGCGATGTCGTCGCCCGGCCGGTCGGGGAGCCGGGCGTCGAGGACGGTCCGGCAGGTCTCCTCGGGCGACTCGCCGGCCGTCTCCAGCGCCTGCCGCAGGTGCTCGAGACCGACGTCGATGTCGTGCTCTCGGTCCTCGACCAGCCCGTCGGTGTAGAGCACCAGCCGGCTGCCCTCCGCCAGGCGCAGTTCGGTCGTCTCGAAGGGGAGGCCGCCCAGGCCCAGCGGTGGACCGGCGGGCACCTCGGGGAACTCGACGCCGCCGTCGGGCCGGATCAGGGCGGGCGGCGGATGACCCGCCCGGGCCATCACGCAGGTGCTGGAGACCGGGTCGTAGATCGCGTAGAGGCAGGTCGCGCCGGTGACCGGGGCGCTGCTGTCGTCGGCCGCCTCGTCCTGGTCGATGCGGTTGACCAGCTCGTCCAGCAGACCGAGCAGCTCGTCGGGCGGCAGGTCGAGGGAGGCGAAGTTGTGCACCGCCGTGCGCAGCCGCCCCATGGTGGCCGCGGCGTGCAGCCCGTGGCCGACCACGTCGCCGACCACCAGCGCGACGCGGGCGCCCGACAGCGGCAGCACGTCGAACCAGTCCCCGCCGACCCCCGCCTGCGCGGGCAGGTACCGGTAGGCGACGTCCAGGGCGTTCTGGTCGGGCATCCTGCGGGGCAGCAGGCTGCGCTGGAGGGTCACCGCCATGCTGTGCTCGCGCGTGTAGCGGCGCGCGTTGTCGATGGAGACCGCGGCGCGTGCGACCAGTTCCTCGGCGAGGGCCAGCTCGTCCTCGTCGAACGGCTCGGCCTTCTCCGAACGCCAGAAGCTGACCACCCCGAGCATCAGGGACCCCGCGCGCAGCGGCACGGTGATCAGCGAGTGGACGCCGTACTCCACGACCTGCGCGGAGCGTTCGAGGTCCTGGGCCTGCCAGCCCGCGGCCTCGCCGAGGCGGGGCTCCAGGACGGGCCGCCCGGTGTCCAGCGACCGGCCCTGCGGGGACGACGCCACGAACCGGAGCTGCCGGCCCACCGGATAGAGCGGGACCTCCTCGCGGACGCCGCTGAGCGCGGTGCGGCGCAGCGGGGTCACGCCCTCCGGCTGACCGCCCGCCAGCACGGTGTCGAACAGGTCCACGCTCACGTAGTCCGCGAACCGGGGCACGGCCAGCTCCGCCAGTTCCTCGGCGGTCCGTCCCACGTCGAGACTGGTGCCGATGGCCACGCCGGCGGCGTACAGGATGTCCAGGCGTTCCCGGGCGGTGTCGGCCCGGCCGGACAGGGCCCGCAGCTCGGTGGAGTCGCGGAGGGTGGCGACACTGCCGGCCGGGCCGCCCCGTACGTCCGTGGGCCGCTGGTTGACCGCCAGCAACCGGTCCTTGACCAGGTGGACCTCGTCGGTGGCGACGCGTCCGGAGGCCAGCAGCTCGGCCGTGTCGTCCGGGAGACCGAGGCGGAGGACGTGCCGGCCCTCGGCGTCGGGCGGCAGGTCGAGCAGGCGCTGTGCCTCGTCGTTGGCGAGCAGCAGCTGCCCCTCCCCGCCGACGATGAGCACGCCTTCCCGGACGCTGTGCAGGACCGCGTCGTGGTGTTCGTACATCCGGGTCATCTCGTGCGGTCCCAGGCCGTGCGTCTGCCGCAGCAGACGCCGGCTGACGAGCGCCGTGCCGCCGGTGGCCAGCGCGAGGCCGGCGGCCGCGGCGGTCAGCACCAGCGGCAGCTGCCGGTCGGCGACGCCGCCCACGTTCTCCGTCGTGATACCGGCCGATACGAGGCCCACGACCGTGCCGTCGGCCGCCTTGACGGGGACCACCGCCTGCACCAGCGGGCCGATGGTCCCTTCTATCTCCTCGGTCACCGTCTCCCCGGCCAGCGCGGGGGCGATGTCTCCCACGAACTGCTTGCCGATCCGGTCGGGTCTGGGGTGGGTGTAGCGGATCCCGTCGGTGTTCATGACGACGACGAAGTCCACGCCCGTCGCCTCGCGCGTGGCCTCCGCCCGCGGCTGGAGGATCGCGGTGGGGTCGGGGGCGCGCAGCGCCTCGGGGACACCGGGGGAGTTCGCGAACGTCGCGGCGACGGAGACCGACCGGTTGCGGGCCTCCACCTCGCTGTCGTGCCGTCCCTGGAGCACCAGCGCCACGGCCGCGGCGACCACGAGCAGCAGCACGATGACCACGTTCATGGCGAAGACCTGGGCGGCGACACTGCGTCCGGACAGGGCCGAGCGCAGGGCCGCGGCACGCCGCCGTCCCCTGTCCTCTCCCCGTCGCGGCCGGTCCGCGTCTCGCCGGTACCGGGCGAGCGGACCGCTGGGACGACGGGGTGACCGCTCTCCCGATCGACCCATCAGTCGGACCATGTGCCCATGTCTACACTGCCGGGCCCGAGGAGGCGAGGGGCACCCCCTGGGACGGGGCGGGCCGCGGGACCGGGGCCGGGAGCCGTGCTCACCGGTGGTCGCCGGGGCGGCGGCGGGTGGCGAGCAGCAGGGCGATGTCGTCGGGTCGGTCCGTGGTGTGGCGGGCGGTGACGATGAGCCGGTCGGCGATGCCCGCCAGTGAGCGGCTCCCCGGTCGCGAGCCCGGCGCGCCGGTCCTGGCCAGCGCCCGCCCGAGGGCGGTGATGCCCTCGTCGATGTCGGTGCCGGGCCGTTCCACCAGCCCGTCCGTGTAGAGGGCGAGCACGGCGCCGGGCTCGGCCTGGAACTCCGTGAGCGGGTACCGGGCGCCGGGATCCACGCCGAGCACCACCCCGCCGGGCAGGTCCAGGGCCTCGGTGCGTCCGTCCGGGTGGCGCAGCAGGGGCGGCGGGTGCCCCGCGCGGGCCGCGCGGACCCGTCCGGTGGCCGGGTCCAGCCGGAGGTAGCAGCAGCTCGCGAAGAGACCCGGGTCCAGGTCGGTCAGCAGATGGTTGACGCCGCTCAGCACCTCGTCGGGCGGGCGGTCGCCCAGGGCGAAGGCGCGCACGGCGCTGCGCAGTTGCCCCATGGTGGCCGCCGCCTGCACGCCGTGTCCCTGCACGTCGCCGATGACCAGCGCCATGCCGTCCCCCGAGGCGACGACGTCGTACCAGTCCCCGCCCACGTCCATGCCCTGGGTCCCGGGCAGGTAGCGTCCCGCGGTCTCCAGCAGGGGGTGCGCCGGCAGCCGTCGGGGCAGGAGCGCCCGCTGCAGCCCCCGGGCCAGCGCGGTCTCCGACTCGTAGCGCCGGGCCCGCTCCATCGCCTGGGCGATCACGCCGGCGAGGGCGGTGAGCACCGTGCGCTCCTCGGTGCCGAAGCTGCGGGCGCGGTCGAAACCCAGGATGCAGGAGCCGACCGGGCGCCCGGAGGCGATCAGCGGGAGGAAGGCGCGGGCGCCCTCCGTGGCGTCCAGCGGGATGCCCGGGTACGCGGTGGCCAGCGCCTGCATCGAGTCGAAGAAGAGCGGCCGTCCGCTGGTCAGCGTCTCCACCCCGGGCAGCCGGGCGTCCAGCGCCACCCCTTCGAAGGGGGCGAGGAACCCGGGCGGGAAGCCCGTCTCCCACGCCAGGTGGAGGTGCCGTTCCTGGAGCAGGTAGATGGCGAGCCGGCGGCCGCCGAACGCCGGCAGCAGTTCCCTCACGACCACGGCGGAGACCTGGCGCGCGGTGACCGCCTCGGTCAGTGCCACGGCCAGCACGATGGGGCGGTACACGGGAGCGGTGCCGGCGGCGAGCGCCGGCGCGGGGGCGTCGGCGTGCGGCACCGCCTCCGGTGCGCCGGGCGCGGGTGGGGGGCCGGCGGTCGCGTCGGCGACGCGGTTGGCCGGGCGGAGCGCGACGGTCAGGAGGTCCGGCCCGGGATGCACCGAGACGGCGAGCCAGTCCCCCTCGTAGGGCTGGGGCGTGGACCGGCGGCTGCCGTCGGGCGGGCGCCTGACGTGGAAGCGGACCGGCTCGGCGGAGAGCAGGGCACCGCGCAGGTGGTCCTCGTACGCGGCCTGGTCCAGCCAGGGCAGGGCCTCCCACAGGGAGTGGCCGTGCAGCCGCGCCCGCGGCCGGCCCAGCAGCTCGGCGGCGCGCCGGTTGGCGTAGACGACGGTGCCCAGGCGGTCCATGCACAGCACGCCGTCCGGCAGCAGGTCGGCCGCGGCGTCGGCCACGGTGCCGGAGGACGGATCGCGTACGGTGCCGCGCACCGCCCCGCCGACGGCCGGCGCGCCCTGCGGTCGCCACAGTTCCACCAGGAGCGGCGCACCGTCCGCGGTCCGCACGTGCAGCGGGAGCGGGGGCGGCAGGCCGCCGGCCGTCTGACGCAGTGCCGCGGCGATCCGGTGCCCGTCGTCGGGCGCGAGGGCGCGGGTGAGCGCGTGGAGCGTCCCGGGTCCCTCGCCGGGCCGCGCCAGGCCGAGCAGGGCGCGCAGCGGCTCGTCGAGGACGGCGGCGCCGGTGGCCGGGTCCCAGGTGAAGCTTCCGGCGCGCTGCGGGCGCCGTACGGAGGCGGGCGGGCGGACGCACAGGGGTTCGTCGTCCCAGACGACCGGCGGCGCGCCGCGGTCGTCGTCCAGCCGCTCCAGCGCCGCGCCGAGCTCCCGTGCCAGCCCTTCCATCCGGTCCACGCCCTCCACCACCTCGGCGGTGTCCGAGGCGGTGGGGCGCAGGACGGTCAGGACACCGTA
This region of Streptomyces ambofaciens ATCC 23877 genomic DNA includes:
- a CDS encoding SpoIIE family protein phosphatase/ATP-binding protein, translated to MVRLMGRSGERSPRRPSGPLARYRRDADRPRRGEDRGRRRAAALRSALSGRSVAAQVFAMNVVIVLLLVVAAAVALVLQGRHDSEVEARNRSVSVAATFANSPGVPEALRAPDPTAILQPRAEATREATGVDFVVVMNTDGIRYTHPRPDRIGKQFVGDIAPALAGETVTEEIEGTIGPLVQAVVPVKAADGTVVGLVSAGITTENVGGVADRQLPLVLTAAAAGLALATGGTALVSRRLLRQTHGLGPHEMTRMYEHHDAVLHSVREGVLIVGGEGQLLLANDEAQRLLDLPPDAEGRHVLRLGLPDDTAELLASGRVATDEVHLVKDRLLAVNQRPTDVRGGPAGSVATLRDSTELRALSGRADTARERLDILYAAGVAIGTSLDVGRTAEELAELAVPRFADYVSVDLFDTVLAGGQPEGVTPLRRTALSGVREEVPLYPVGRQLRFVASSPQGRSLDTGRPVLEPRLGEAAGWQAQDLERSAQVVEYGVHSLITVPLRAGSLMLGVVSFWRSEKAEPFDEDELALAEELVARAAVSIDNARRYTREHSMAVTLQRSLLPRRMPDQNALDVAYRYLPAQAGVGGDWFDVLPLSGARVALVVGDVVGHGLHAAATMGRLRTAVHNFASLDLPPDELLGLLDELVNRIDQDEAADDSSAPVTGATCLYAIYDPVSSTCVMARAGHPPPALIRPDGGVEFPEVPAGPPLGLGGLPFETTELRLAEGSRLVLYTDGLVEDREHDIDVGLEHLRQALETAGESPEETCRTVLDARLPDRPGDDIALLVARTRALGPDRVAEWQVPNDPAAVGEVRAEVTRRLADWGLDELAFTTELILSELVTNAIRYGGETVQVRVLHDRSLICEVFDSSSTSPHLRYAAMTDEGGRGLFLVAQLAERWGTRYTPAGKVIWAEQPVP
- a CDS encoding SpoIIE family protein phosphatase, which gives rise to MSAGAEDADRMPARLTELLIDASAQAISATSGHAGGVYLRSRTPGLLRLAVLAGLPGPLFRPWWRLHADSPFPVADAFRLGVRVVLPNATEAMRRYPQFAAGLPFPFGSLYVPVTGAARTYGVLTVLRPTASDTAEVVEGVDRMEGLARELGAALERLDDDRGAPPVVWDDEPLCVRPPASVRRPQRAGSFTWDPATGAAVLDEPLRALLGLARPGEGPGTLHALTRALAPDDGHRIAAALRQTAGGLPPPLPLHVRTADGAPLLVELWRPQGAPAVGGAVRGTVRDPSSGTVADAAADLLPDGVLCMDRLGTVVYANRRAAELLGRPRARLHGHSLWEALPWLDQAAYEDHLRGALLSAEPVRFHVRRPPDGSRRSTPQPYEGDWLAVSVHPGPDLLTVALRPANRVADATAGPPPAPGAPEAVPHADAPAPALAAGTAPVYRPIVLAVALTEAVTARQVSAVVVRELLPAFGGRRLAIYLLQERHLHLAWETGFPPGFLAPFEGVALDARLPGVETLTSGRPLFFDSMQALATAYPGIPLDATEGARAFLPLIASGRPVGSCILGFDRARSFGTEERTVLTALAGVIAQAMERARRYESETALARGLQRALLPRRLPAHPLLETAGRYLPGTQGMDVGGDWYDVVASGDGMALVIGDVQGHGVQAAATMGQLRSAVRAFALGDRPPDEVLSGVNHLLTDLDPGLFASCCYLRLDPATGRVRAARAGHPPPLLRHPDGRTEALDLPGGVVLGVDPGARYPLTEFQAEPGAVLALYTDGLVERPGTDIDEGITALGRALARTGAPGSRPGSRSLAGIADRLIVTARHTTDRPDDIALLLATRRRPGDHR